In one window of Anser cygnoides isolate HZ-2024a breed goose chromosome 3, Taihu_goose_T2T_genome, whole genome shotgun sequence DNA:
- the MIA3 gene encoding transport and Golgi organization protein 1 homolog isoform X1, which translates to MREGGSGPGPPPPHRPPAGAADVSAPSLPPATANMAAAPPPDPRLLLALLLLPPLLPLPAPPPPLCAAAGPELGRRFAERKRCADPECSMLMCRGKAMKDFKGPDCRFVNFKKGEAVYVYYKLIGKSTELWAGSVGSDFGYFPKDLLEVNHNYTNEELELPTDETDFVCFDGGRDDFDNYNVDELLKSSKETIANERESESSDPRTKPAEGTEREEEVEKVDTVQSLDALEADNVELSTERDEEALTMTEELDSFLIEGTEGTRVDSSVSSHEENSQGDQTAHEHLQGTLNERLKGLESENTKNTSIAQGETSQLDKESEEVDAYTLLDRELSVNLKTKFGSTADAVVSDDEVTRLVTSLEDDFNEDLSINAHDSEESDFADPSEEVPLLSFMAEEGSISLGDSDTDENNGLESKNHELDENEGAMELNNQRDDEEERDSDALIKDAFTKSEKSGDSINVDRFESEQTKKKQDEVMLISKREAPAAQLEDLSKELLRNEPIGARDPGSEEKANKTEEFEEQLMADEMASHTKELESTTVPDPHALPSPRDGLKTKSFAESKQDALGLPAGDVNKSPEGVPLAETEKDEKKFEDDTLEEISESDLKHKKLWEKMKEKGRDQYKSSADVPAKPVEEIKNGSQSDTGDTKLLKDKLEHGMPAVEKEILRHEEDSKQRGEADHENRKPASFKEEPEIKGGNMKETPAGEGDPSHRGAAEQPMPWENETEYSEADVKEELSGNLGKMTEFEKSIEKSSPEEKSRSTTQNTNRANFTQQGTAHTEGEDSNKNLGTNLAREKNLRPELQPEETDAEDEADVKQMEEELLEDENAASAKLLHARVANVQGNTLDVERRNPELKVPNEAFSGTADPTYETGEETNSFSEEAEKIINMQDEHETGNKEFDVPASEDAKLDEMEDIAEDDEESSEAENPLAVEEYNFKSSDMEDSNDFHQRKDHLPGDISQRGSKEMQNTEDTGDDHQQSAHFPSPADISAATNDTVTEYSESVKRLTIIRDFLDEKRVIRLQKYLGLQHVVRIEAMFYDMKVEMELARKASNNNEDIEKALDQILEFSESNIMDVVGKVLDSRVAENKEEVVKEMDLYDEESALMDDIQELIYSLRSKYSSASESVPLASFLEQEDDQLNAQDTAKEAEYDTDAVRNPNAIDESYQKFQQLEDKRPVQPIEEEEERSVDVPPELEEASFSDNREAKEAYNSERRLPLADTSFESSDSEENAREDVAAAPDGDDGGGGASGAALGGAAAAARRLLLQLVATLPEDIRPGPDFHGLPWEPVIITALVGIATLAIIFWRTCLSVKSRIYQVTEKQLAEKIKNLLQEKTEILDKMSEYDQKIKQAKESVKAAQEQKNILSDETAGLKDTVKGLEEANRKLDDKIKSLHSMLETERKQNEKKQKKISESQKSLEKLEEAISVHSAELSEVQIALNEAKLNEEKVKSELQHVQEENARLKKSKEQLLKEAEGWSERHTELSEQIKLYQKSQKDIEEALAYKENEIEVLTNCIMQLKQLDIDPASEAKKDGEGHEWSRGDDLANGELPDNENEKMKTQIKQMMDVSRVKTMLSIVEEDRNLLQSKLSDEVTARHELEEQIKKLEHDSCSLQSAKARLENECKTLQQKVEILGELYQQKEMALQKKLTQEEYERQEKEQKLSAADEKAVLAIEEVKVYKQRIQDMEEELQKTERSYKNQIAAHEKKAHDNWLIARSAERALAEEKREAANLRQKLIEVNQKIVMLQRPLIVKPTPGRPDRQVPPRRGPLSRDGSFGPSPVSGGNPSPTQMIEVPGRPLSAPRREGSRGEFGTVVDGPSVPRRPPEIPGRMSVPDLGPAVASLISSGPRTSSPSTAMDRAQPSPKESEAPCVTTDSPSSIEPPTANVSPKGPPSFPGTPIMTSPVMGPPPPPPVRYGPPPAPLRGHFGPRPLPVPLVRGAPLPPPAARDFLPGPPLGMRDLPPGPLPPPPDPRAYGRGHPSFRPLGPPGPRDYPQGPRLPPPGSRDYTPSPSRDLPPSGPRDYPAGPPPPPAGSKDYTQPPAQKP; encoded by the exons gaaACAgactttgtttgctttgatgGCGGAAGGGACGATTTTGATAATTATAATGTGGATGAACTTTTGAAGTCATCGAAAGAGACAATAGCAAATGAGAGGGAATCTGAATCAAGTGATCCAAGGACAAAACCAGCTGAAGGAAcggaaagggaggaggaggttgAAAAGGTTGATACAGTACAGTCCCTTGATGCTTTGGAGGCAGACAATGTTGAACTAAGCACAGAGAGAGACGAGGAAGCCCTCACCATGACAGAGGAATTAGATAGTTTTCTTATAGAAGGAACTGAAGGTACTAGGGTAGACTCCAGTGTCAGTAGTCATGAAGAAAACTCTCAGGGAGATCAAACTGCACATGAGCACTTGCAAGGAACGCTAAATGAGAGACTAAAAGGGCTAGAAAGTGAAAATACCAAAAACACTAGTATTGCTCAGGGTGAAACCAGTCAACTTGACAAAGAGAGCGAAGAAGTTGATGCCTATACACTTTTAGACAGAGAGCTCTCTGtaaacttgaaaacaaaatttggcTCAACTGCTGATGCTGTTGTATCAGATGATGAAGTGACTCGCCTTGTTACATCATTGGAAGAtgattttaatgaagatttGAGCATTAATGCTCACGATTCAGAGGAGTCAGACTTTGCAGATCCGTCTGAAGAAGTCCCTTTGCTGTCATTTATGGCGGAAGAAGGGAGTATATCCCTAGGGGATTCAGACACTGATGAAAACAATGGCCTTGAGTCAAAAAATCATGAACTTGATGAAAATGAAGGTGCTATGGAGCTAAATAACCAAAGAGATGATGAGGAAGAACGTGATTCAGATGCACTAATAAAGGATGCCTTCACTAAGAGTGAGAAGTCAGGTGACAGTATAAATGTGGACAGGTTTGAATCTGAgcaaacaaagaagaaacaggaTGAGGTGATGCTAATTAGCAAGAGAGAAGCACCAGCAGCTCAACTTGAGGATCTCTCCAAAGAGCTCCTTCGAAATGAACCTATAGGTGCAAGAGATCCaggttcagaagaaaaagcaaacaaaactgaagagtTTGAAGAGCAGCTCATGGCTGATGAAATGGCATCACATACTAAGGAGCTGGAAAGTACAACTGTGCCTGATCCTCATGCTTTACCTAGTCCACGAGATGGTCTGAAGACCAAATCATTTGCTGAAAGCAAGCAAGATGCTTTAGGTCTACCTGCTGGTGATGTGAACAAAAGTCCAGAAGGTGTGCCACTTgctgaaacagagaaagatgagaaaaagttTGAGGATGACACCTTGGAAGAGATCTCAGAAAGTGATTTAAAGCACAAAAAGTTATGggagaaaatgaaggagaaaggaagagatcaGTATAAGTCTTCTGCTGATGTTCCAGCCAAACCAGTGGAAGAGATAAAAAATGGATCTCAAAGTGACACGGGAGATACTAAGCTTTTAAAAGACAAACTGGAGCATGGAATGCCTGCTGTGGAGAAAGAAATTCTAAGACATGAAGAAGACTCAAAACAAAGAGGGGAGGCTGATCATGAAAATCGAAAACCCGCCTCTTTTAAAGAAGAACCTGAAATAAAAGGGGGAAACATGAAAGAAACCCCTGCAGGTGAGGGAGACCCAAGCCATAGGGGAGCTGCTGAGCAACCTATGCCATGGGAAAATGAAACTGAATATTCAGAGGCAGATGTGAAAGAAGAGCTTTCAGGAAATCTTGGCAAGATGACAGAATTTGAAAAAAGCATTGAGAAAAGTTCCcctgaagaaaaatcaagaagTACTACACAGAATACTAATAGAGCAAATTTTACCCAGCAAGGAACTGCTCATACTGAGGGTGAAGattcaaacaaaaatcttgGCACAAATTTAGCTAGAGAAAAAAACCTAAGGCCAGAATTGCAACCCGAAGAGACAGATGCTGAAGATGAAGCTGACGTGaaacaaatggaagaagaaCTACTGGAAGATGAGAATGCTGCAAGTGCAAAGCTGTTACATGCAAGGGTTGCAAATGTACAGGGTAATACGCTAGATGTTGAAAGAAGAAACCCTGAATTAAAAGTACCAAATGAAGCTTTTTCAGGAACTGCAGATCCTACTTACGAAACAGGAGAGGAAACAAACTCATTTTCTGAGGaggctgaaaaaataataaacatgcAAGATGAACACGAGACTGGAAACAAAGAGTTTGATGTACCAGCGAGTGAAGATGCTAAACTGGATGAGATGGAAGATATCGCAGAAGACGATGAGGAGTCTTCTGAAGCTGAGAACCCATTAGCCGTGGAAGAATATAATTTCAAGTCTTCTGACATGGAGGACAGCAATGACTTTCACCAAAGGAAAGATCATCTCCCAGGGGACATTTCACAGAGAGGCTCAAAAGAGATGCAAAATACAGAGGATACAGGAGATGACCACCAGCAGTCTGCACatttccccagccctgctgacaTTTCAGCAGCCACAAATGACACTGTAACAGAATACAGTGAGTCTGTGAAGCGGCTCACAATAATTAGAGATTTCCTTGATGAAAAGCGTGTAATACGTCTACAAAAGTATCTTGGGCTCCAACATGTGGTTAGGATAGAAGCCATGTTTTACGACATGAAGGTGGAGATGGAACTTGCTCGGAAGGCAAGCAATAATAATGAAGATATAGAAAAAGCGCTGGACCAGATACTTGAGTTTTCAGAATCAAACATCATGGATGTTGTAGGAAAAGTTCTGGATTCCAGGgtagcagaaaataaagaggaGGTGGTGAAAGAGATGGATTTGTATGatgaagagagtgcactgatgGATGATATTCAAGAATTGATATATTCTTTAAGAAGTAAATATTCGTCTGCTAGTGAGAGTGTCCCACTGGCATCTTTTCTCGAACAGGAAGATGATCAGCTGAATGCTCAAG ATACTGCAAAAGAGGCTGAATATGACACAGATGCTGTTAGGAATCCAAATGCCATTGATGAGAGCTATCAGAAATTTCAGCAGCTTGAAGATAAGAGGCCAGTTCAGCCTattgaagaggaggaggagagaagtgTTGATGTTCCACCTGAGCTTGAAGAAGCCAGCTTTTCGGATAATAGAGAAGCCAAAGAAGCATACAATAGCGAAAGAAGATTGCCACTGGCTGATACTTCCTTTGAGTCAAGTGATTCAGAAGAGAATGCCAGGGAAGATGTTGCTGCAG cccccgaCGGCGacgacggcggcggcggcgcctcaggggcggcgctgggcggggcggcggccgctgcccgccgcctgctgctgcag TTGGTTGCTACCCTGCCTGAGGATATTCGTCCTGGGCCTGATTTCCATGGACTTCCATGGGAGCCTGTTATTATCACTGCCTTAGTGGGAATTGCCACGCTCGCTATAATTTTCTGGAGAACCTGCCTTTCA gtaaAGAGTAGAATCTATCAAG tgaCCGAAAAGCAACTCgcagaaaagattaaaaaccttctacaagaaaaaacagaaatcctaGACAAGATGTCAGAATATGATCAAAAG ATAAAGCAAGCAAAGGAATCAGTGAAAGCAGcccaagaacaaaaaaatattctctctgATGAAACTGCAGGGCTTAAG gacaCTGTCAAAGGGCTGGAAGAAGCAAATCGTAAACTggatgacaaaataaaaagtctgcACTCAATGCttgaaacagagagaaagcagaatgagaagaaacagaaaaaa ATCTCTGAAAGCCAGAAGTCCTTGGAAAAACTTGAAGAGGCTATCAGTGTGCATTCTGCTGAGCTTTCAGAG GTGCAGATAGCCCTTAATGAAGctaaattaaatgaagaaaaggtgAAGTCAGAGCTCCAGCATGTGCAGGAGGAGAATGCTAGGCTGAAAAAGAGCAAGGAACAA CTGCTAAAAGAAGCTGAAGGTTGGAGTGAGAGACATACTGAGCTCAGTGAGCAGATTAAACTGTATCAGAAGTCTCAGAAGGACATAGAAGAAGCACTTGCctataaggaaaatgaaattgag GTTTTAACTAACTGCATTATGCAGCTGAAGCAGCTTGACATAGATCCAGCATCTGAGGCCAAGAAGGATGGTGAAGGGCATGAATGGAGCAGAGGGGACGATCTGGCCAACGGAGAGTTGCCAG aTAATGAGAATGAAAAGATGAAGACTCAGATTAAGCAGATGATGGACGTCTCCAGG gtAAAAACTATGTTATCCATAGTTGAAGAAGACAGAAATCTTCTGCAGTCCAAACTGAGTGATGAAGTAACAGCAAGACATGAGCTGGAAG agcaaataaaaaaattagaacaCGACTCCTGTTCGCTGCAGTCAGCCAAAGCTCGACtggaaaatgaatgtaaaacACTACAGCAGAAAGTAGAGATTCTCGGTGAACTTTaccagcagaaagaaatggcGCTCCAGAA AAAACTAACTCAAGAAGAATATGAGCGTcaggagaaggagcagaaattGTCTGCTGCAGACGAAAAAGCCGTGCTGGCCATTGAGGAAGTGAAAGTTTACAa GCAAAGGATTCAAGATATGGAAGAAGAACTGCAAAAAACAGAGAGATCATACAAAAACCAG attGCCGCTCATGAGAAAAAAGCACACGACAATTGG CTTATTGCCCGCTCTGCTGAGAGAGCTCTAGCcgaagaaaaaagagaagcagccAACCTGAGGCAAAA attaaTAGAAGTGAACCAAAAAATTGTTATGCTTCAAAGACCATTAATTGTGAAGCCAACTCCAGGCAGACCCGATCGCCAAGTCCCACCACGACGAG GGCCCTTAAGTAGGGATGGCTCTTTTGGCCCATCACCTGTGAGTGGAGGAAATCCGTCACCCACACAAATGATAGAAGTTCCTGGTCGGCCCCTTTCTGCTCCTCGAAGGGAAGGCTCAAGAGGTGAATTTG GTACAGTGGTAGATGGCCCCTCTGTTCCACGAAGGCCACCAGAGATCCCTGGAAGGATGTCTGTTCCTG ATCTTGGGCCTGCTGTAGCATCCCTGATCAGTAGTGGGCCAAGAACCTCCTCCCCTTCCACAGCAATGGACAGAGCG CAGCCCTCTCCCAAAGAGTCTGAAGCCCCCTGTGTAACTACTGATTCACCTTCATCTATTGAACCACCTACA GCTAACGTTAGTCCCAAAGGCCCACCTtccttccctgggacacccaTCATGACCTCTCCAGTGATGGGACCTCCACCCCCACCGCCTGTTCGTTACGGACCGCCGCCAGCTCCTCTGCGTGGACACTTTGGGCCCCGGCCTCTTCCTGTGCCCCTAG TTCGTGGTGCTCCCTTACCACCTCCAGCTGCAAGAGATTTCTTACCTGGCCCCCCATTAGGAATGAGAGATCTGCCTCCTGGCCCGCTACCACCCCCTCCAGATCCCAGGGCATATGGACGTGGGCACCCTTCTTTCCGACCTCTAGGTCCTCCTGGCCCGAGAGATTATCCTCAAGGCCCACGGCTACCCCCGCCTGGCTCAAGGGACTATACACCTTCTCCTAGCAGAGACTTGCCTCCGTCAGGACCTAGAGACTACCCCGCAGGCcctcctccaccaccagcaGGCTCAAAGGACTACACACAGCCTCCAGCGCAGAAGCCCTAA